A portion of the Oncorhynchus masou masou isolate Uvic2021 chromosome 11, UVic_Omas_1.1, whole genome shotgun sequence genome contains these proteins:
- the LOC135547948 gene encoding oligodendrocyte-myelin glycoprotein-like, with protein sequence MRKRRVLLMPPSVPPHCVAVLWLLMLLGLQALAVCPPMCTCNHSHREVDCSWRGLRTLPLGLQHNLHSLNLSHNRIHDLDGQLSTFVHLRTLDLSHNRLVRLPTALPRALWELHIAANGINLLDKNDTAYQWNLRVLDLSNNKLERAVFINNTLTSLRLLNLSHNRFWTVPTNMPASLETVDLSHNSLVQMLPGTLARLFRLTTFYLHSNRFSSVGPRAFSQLGSLRLLSLGDNPWACEHQTNITHLLAWLKHTSTRVLGCPCHTHSVCGEHPLARTGGWHFASYTQPPLAAGTQEERSHPPPPEALTRWPWYLSESALLNTQLHSRKAPGRPSGSEDHGLFTDHQFTSTSLAISTLPTDRSHTENSLTSTDDPFLTDTAFTTDSFYTTNNPSTITRRTATLRTRSVKRPNQGGSPVRNTSPAPSPRSTLPLLLNLWFFLTHTRYVL encoded by the exons ATGAGGAAAAG GCGTGTGCTACTGATGCCCCCCAGCGTCCCTCCCCACTGTGTGGCCGTGCTATGGCTGTTGATGCTGCTGGGTCTCCAGGCCCTGGCTGTCTGCCCCCCAATGTGCACCTGTAACCACAGCCACAGGGAGGTGGACTGTTCCTGGAGGGGCCTGAGGACGCTGCCCCTGGGCCTGCAGCACAACCTGCACTCGCTCAACCTGTCTCACAACCGCATCCACGACCTGGACGGCCAGCTGAGTACCTTTGTCCACCTCCGCACCCTGGACCTGTCCCACAACAGGCTGGTCCGCCTGCCCACCGCTCTGCCCAGAGCCCTGTGGGAGCTCCACATTGCAGCCAACGGCATCAACCTGCTGGACAAGAACGACACAGCCTACCAGTGGAACCTGCGGGTCCTCGACCTGTCCAATAACAAGCTGGAACGGGCCGTGTTCATCAACAACACCCTGACCAGCCTGCGCCTGCTCAACCTCAGCCACAACCGCTTCTGGACCGTGCCTACCAACATGCCTGCCAGCCTGGAGACCGTGGACCTTTCCCACAACTCCTTGGTGCAGATGCTGCCTGGCACTCTGGCACGGCTGTTCAGGCTGACCACCTTCTACCTGCACTCCAACCGCTTCTCCTCTGTGGGCCCCAGGGCCTTCAGCCAGCTGGGCAGCCTGCGGCTCCTCTCCCTGGGGGACAACCCCTGGGCCTGTGAGCACCAGACCAACATCACCCACCTGCTGGCCTGGCTCAAGCACACCTCCACCCGCGTGCTGGGCTGCCCGTGCcacactcactctgtctgtggagagcatccCCTGGCCAGGACTGGAGGGTGGCACTTTGCCTCCTACACTCAGCCTCCCCTGGCTGCTGGTACTCAGGAGGAACGgagccaccctcctcctccagagGCCCTCACCAGGTGGCCTTGGTACTTGTCCGAGTCTGCCCTGCTCAACACCCAGCTCCACAGCAGGAAAGCCCCAGGACGCCCCAGTGGATCAGAGGACCACGGCCTCTTCACAGACCACCAGTTCACCTCCACCTCTCTAGCCATTTCCACCCTGCCCACTGACAGGTCCCACACAGAAAACAGCTTGACAAGCACAGACGACCCCTTCCTAACAGACACTGCATTTACTACTGACAGCTTCTATACCACTAACAACCCCTCTACCATCACAAGGAGAACAGCCACCCTCCGCACCAGGAGTGTCAAGAGGCCTAACCAGGGTGGCTCCCCGGTACGAAACACcagcccagcccccagccccaggtCTACACTCCCACTCCTACTGAACCTGTGGTTCTTCCTGACTCACACCCGGTATGTCCTCTGA
- the LOC135548391 gene encoding uncharacterized protein LOC135548391: protein MNGSQVCLLLYCVVLMGTSVLANDGKMKNETEKGVGANPNATMGPSGTTHVTQFNSSTHFQSESTTPATFNTRETSGTNSPVNTNNTPSRANTKPSANPPLNAQTSPTFSPCCSSDFLLDKKEATILLIVTGALVVLCAILLVSTVALSCHVCCLKRQPRISSRPTRSNIDLVSGTGYWGTGQRTKERPDSEPGETSLMMAELRQIQEGENGKTDKGQGENETAKDTPKKEEKKEATENGVAAAAKPSQGSPVTTTTKQPAEPSDPTATAVSPQSQASSDVVVLVG from the coding sequence ATGAATGGCTCCCAGGTCTGCCTCTtgctgtactgtgtggtactCATGGGAACATCAGTACTTGCTAATGACGGTAAAATGAAAAATGAAACTGAAAAGGGAGTTGGGGCTAACCCTAACGCAACCATGGGACCTTCTGGAACTACACATGTAACACAATTTAACAGTTCAACACATTTTCAGTCAGAATCAACAACACCAGCTACCTTCAACACCAGAGAAACATCTGGAACCAATAGCCCAGTGAACACCAACAACACACCATCCAGAGCCAACACCAAACCTAGTGCCAACCCTCCACTTAATGCCCAAACCAGCCCCACGTTCAGCCCCTGCTGCAGCTCTGACTTTCTGTTGGATAAGAAGGAGGCCACCATCCTGCTGATTGTGACAGGTGCCCTGGTGGTCCTGTGTGCCATCCTGCTAGTCTCCACAGTGGCGCTGTCATGCCATGTGTGCTGCCTGAAGCGCCAGCCCCGCATCAGCAGCCGCCCCACCCGCAGCAACATAGACCTGGTGAGTGGTACTGGGTACTGGGGCACTGGCCAGAGGACCAAGGAGAGGCCTGACTCTGAGCCCGGTGAGACCAGCCTGATGATGGCAGAGCTCAGACAGATCCAGGAGGGGGAGAACGGCAAGACAGACAAGGGGCAAGGGGAAAATGAGACGGCGAAAGATACACCCAAGAAGGAAGAAAAGAAGGAAGCCACGGAAAATGGGGTGGCAGCAGCTGCAAAGCCTAGCCAGGGGAGCCCAGTCACTACCACCACCAAACAGCCTGCAGAGCCCTCTGACCCCACAGCCACAGCAGTCTCTCCCCAATCACAAGCCTCTAGCGATGTTGTTGTGCTGGTGGGGTGA